Proteins encoded in a region of the Anaerolineae bacterium genome:
- a CDS encoding GAF domain-containing sensor histidine kinase, giving the protein MPAGARSLRDTAGLRGPGMWRGRESDFQALLAAARSILGQPDFQHAARAIFDACKSVTGATAGYVALLTPDSKFNSLLFVDAGGLTCLADESVPMPIRGMRQEAVRAGVPIWHNDFAHSPWYGLVPEGHCPLDNVMFVPLMSGGRAVGLLGLANKPGGFQESDAQAAEAFGELAAVALTHGQSVEELKRYAEKQSALYRVSSAAASSMDPTQLLLVALDTVLCHFGADAGWVTLPGATADDTPRLAASSGMSQRFIEAVEALPCARCPLLRSLFYGEGREAGLLSVDRCDVLPADVLEEEGINEHVTVPLRAGDSTLGALHIAWRAGRPPVLDTALALAVGQQVGLALHNAHLFQAALHADHLRTVNRLDQALTGSLNPEEVQERSLRLVAAALNARLGAVFVLERWAEPSQASVFTLSHGWVRMLTSPSAAQFVDRVFRSAPDHRRPVTLRLEDFQHLCPDGHSRLAESWGSEGLLIPVWTEHRLIAAMALGGRPVDRPLTADDLALAEAAGGRIGQAIENALLFQAVQRQRDELAALGARLAEAEEAERQRLARELHDQVGQNLTALGLSLNLARMYLPEDACQSAVTALDRALALVEETTESIRSVMSALRPPVLDDYGLQAALRWYGERLASQFGLVVRVEGPDLDPRLPDAVETAMFRVAQEALTNAARHASAREVRVSLQESGGVVRLEIVDDGVGFDTEAVRARTEGGGWGLLSMSERCAAVGGTFRLESERGRGTRVTMEIAR; this is encoded by the coding sequence ATGCCAGCCGGTGCGCGCAGCCTCAGAGATACTGCCGGCCTACGCGGGCCAGGGATGTGGCGCGGGCGCGAGTCGGACTTCCAGGCGTTGCTCGCCGCGGCCCGGTCTATCCTAGGCCAGCCGGACTTCCAGCACGCTGCCCGCGCCATCTTCGATGCCTGCAAGTCGGTCACCGGGGCAACGGCCGGGTACGTAGCCCTGCTCACTCCGGACTCCAAGTTCAACTCGCTGTTGTTTGTGGATGCCGGCGGGTTGACGTGTCTGGCTGACGAGAGCGTGCCCATGCCCATCAGAGGCATGCGCCAAGAGGCAGTTCGGGCGGGGGTGCCGATCTGGCACAACGACTTCGCTCATAGCCCGTGGTACGGCCTCGTTCCTGAAGGCCACTGCCCCTTGGATAATGTTATGTTCGTGCCCCTGATGTCGGGAGGGCGGGCCGTGGGCCTGTTAGGGCTGGCCAACAAACCGGGAGGTTTCCAGGAGAGCGACGCCCAGGCGGCGGAGGCATTCGGGGAGCTGGCTGCGGTAGCCCTCACGCACGGCCAGTCAGTGGAGGAACTCAAACGCTACGCGGAGAAGCAGTCCGCTCTGTACCGCGTCAGTTCGGCTGCCGCGTCCTCGATGGACCCGACGCAGCTTCTGCTGGTGGCTCTCGATACCGTCCTCTGTCACTTTGGCGCCGATGCGGGCTGGGTGACTCTACCCGGTGCCACCGCGGATGACACGCCGCGTCTAGCTGCTTCGTCGGGGATGTCTCAGCGATTCATCGAGGCGGTGGAGGCACTGCCATGCGCCCGGTGTCCGCTGCTACGGTCGCTGTTCTACGGGGAGGGGCGGGAGGCCGGCCTGCTCTCAGTGGACAGGTGCGACGTCCTCCCAGCGGATGTGCTGGAGGAAGAGGGCATCAACGAGCACGTCACCGTCCCTTTGCGGGCCGGGGACAGCACTCTGGGGGCGCTGCACATAGCCTGGCGTGCCGGGCGCCCACCGGTCCTGGATACGGCTCTGGCCCTGGCAGTGGGCCAGCAGGTAGGCCTGGCGCTACACAATGCCCACCTGTTCCAAGCCGCGCTGCACGCGGATCATTTGCGTACCGTCAATCGGCTGGACCAGGCTCTGACCGGCTCGCTGAACCCGGAGGAAGTCCAGGAGAGATCTCTCCGGCTGGTGGCGGCGGCGCTGAACGCTCGACTGGGGGCCGTGTTCGTGCTGGAACGATGGGCGGAGCCCAGTCAGGCTTCGGTGTTCACTCTGAGCCATGGCTGGGTTCGGATGCTCACATCACCCTCAGCGGCCCAGTTTGTGGACAGAGTGTTCCGGAGTGCGCCCGACCACCGAAGACCGGTCACCCTGCGACTGGAGGACTTCCAGCACCTGTGCCCGGACGGGCATAGCCGGCTAGCTGAGAGTTGGGGTTCTGAAGGGCTGCTCATCCCGGTGTGGACCGAGCATCGCCTGATCGCCGCCATGGCCCTGGGTGGGAGGCCGGTGGATCGCCCCTTGACGGCCGACGATCTGGCTCTGGCGGAGGCGGCGGGGGGCCGGATCGGGCAGGCCATAGAGAACGCGCTTCTCTTCCAGGCGGTTCAGAGGCAGCGCGACGAGCTGGCGGCCCTGGGTGCCCGGCTGGCCGAGGCCGAGGAAGCCGAGCGGCAGCGGCTGGCGCGGGAGCTCCACGACCAGGTGGGGCAGAACCTCACCGCCCTCGGGCTGAGCCTCAACCTGGCGCGCATGTACCTGCCTGAGGACGCCTGTCAGTCCGCGGTGACGGCTCTGGACCGCGCCTTGGCGCTGGTGGAGGAGACTACTGAGTCCATCCGGAGCGTCATGTCGGCTCTGCGTCCACCCGTTTTGGATGACTATGGCCTGCAGGCGGCGCTGCGCTGGTACGGAGAGCGTCTTGCCAGCCAGTTCGGGCTGGTGGTCCGGGTTGAGGGCCCTGATCTTGATCCCCGGCTGCCGGATGCAGTGGAGACGGCGATGTTTCGGGTGGCCCAGGAGGCTCTCACCAACGCGGCCAGACACGCATCGGCGCGCGAGGTCAGAGTGAGCCTGCAGGAGAGCGGTGGGGTGGTGCGACTGGAGATCGTAGATGACGGAGTGGGGTTCGACACGGAGGCGGTGCGAGCGCGCACCGAGGGCGGGGGGTGGGGCCTCCTGTCCATGTCCGAGCGCTGCGCGGCGGTGGGGGGCACGTTCCGGTTGGAGTCGGAGCGCGGCCGTGGGACCCGAGTCACTATGGAGATAGCCCGGTGA
- a CDS encoding response regulator transcription factor — protein MISVYLADDHAVVRDGLRSLLEAHPGIRVVGDAATGSEAVQEIARLRPNVAVVDIAMPVLNGIEAARQVAQVSPDTRVIILSVHSSSEHVFRALQAGARGYLLKESAGAEVVDAVRAVALGERYLCRRVSDAITEDYVRYREAADADSPLARLSDREREVLQLVVEGRSSAEIAQRLFLSPKTVDTYRSRLMHKLGVHDVPGLVKFAIRHGVISLDG, from the coding sequence GTGATCAGCGTCTACCTGGCAGACGATCACGCAGTGGTGAGGGACGGCTTGCGGTCGCTGCTGGAGGCGCACCCGGGAATCCGAGTGGTGGGGGATGCGGCTACGGGCAGCGAGGCAGTGCAGGAGATCGCCCGGCTGAGGCCGAATGTGGCCGTCGTAGACATCGCCATGCCGGTGCTCAACGGCATCGAAGCTGCTCGCCAGGTGGCGCAGGTCTCTCCTGACACCCGAGTGATCATCCTGTCGGTGCACTCCTCGTCCGAGCACGTCTTTCGGGCTTTGCAGGCGGGAGCTCGCGGCTACCTGCTCAAGGAGTCGGCAGGTGCCGAAGTGGTGGACGCCGTGCGCGCGGTGGCGCTGGGGGAGCGCTACCTGTGTCGGAGGGTCAGCGACGCCATCACCGAGGATTACGTGAGGTACCGGGAAGCGGCGGACGCGGACAGCCCCCTGGCCCGGCTGAGCGATCGCGAGCGGGAGGTGCTTCAGCTAGTGGTGGAAGGCCGTTCTTCGGCCGAGATCGCCCAGCGGCTCTTCCTGTCTCCCAAGACGGTGGACACGTACCGCAGTCGTCTTATGCACAAGCTGGGGGTGCACGACGTGCCCGGTTTGGTCAAGTTCGCTATCCGCCACGGGGTGATCTCGTTGGACGGCTGA
- a CDS encoding response regulator transcription factor, with the protein MTEPITIMIVDDHVGVRAALRSLLALQPDMKVVGDVADGAEALGLVQRLQPDVLIMDVVMPHVDGIEASRRIRQLCPSTQVVMLSMHCTPEYVQRALAAGASAYVAKESAGTEIATAVRTVHGGGHYLSPKVQRGLTPSAPL; encoded by the coding sequence ATGACCGAGCCTATCACCATCATGATCGTCGACGACCACGTCGGCGTGCGCGCCGCTCTGCGCAGCCTCCTGGCACTCCAACCCGATATGAAGGTGGTGGGAGATGTGGCCGACGGCGCCGAAGCCCTGGGGTTGGTGCAGCGACTGCAGCCAGACGTGCTCATCATGGACGTCGTGATGCCGCACGTAGACGGGATAGAGGCCTCGCGCCGCATTCGGCAGCTCTGCCCGTCCACTCAAGTAGTGATGCTCTCCATGCACTGCACTCCCGAGTACGTCCAGCGCGCCCTGGCCGCCGGCGCCAGCGCATACGTAGCCAAGGAGAGCGCCGGCACTGAGATCGCCACCGCCGTGCGTACGGTGCACGGCGGTGGGCACTACCTCAGCCCCAAGGTGCAGCGCGGTCTGACTCCGTCTGCCCCGCTCTGA
- the xylB gene encoding xylulokinase, translating into MAYLLGVDIGTGGARALLIQEDGAPVASATSEYPLYQPRPQWAEQEPEDWWTGAVQAVRQVMARAGADPAEVRALGLSGQMHGVVLLDGQNHVLRRSIIWADQRSQAQCDWITERIGAKRLVERTSNPALTGFSAPKLLWIRDNEPEIFERARKFLLPKDFIRLRLTGEYATEVSDASGTSLFDVQGRDWAWDVVDDLGLDRDLLPRAFESPEVSGRLTAAAAQETGLPPGLPVVGGGGDQAAGAVGNGIVETGIVSSTIGTSGVVFAFTDEPRRDDRGRLQTFCHAVPGKWHVMGVTQGAGLSLRWFRDNFGECEVAAARWLDTDPYDLLAREAEQAPLGCEGLLWLPYLMGERAPVLDPEARGVLFGITARHDRAMVVRAIMEGVTYSLRDSLDIMRKEMQVPVRQIRASGGGARSSLWRQMQADVFGVETVALHVAEGPAYGVALLAAVGAGLYGSVAEACRETLRVTEVLNPVPEHSRAYESFYGIYTSLYSALKDKFHAMASLVQ; encoded by the coding sequence ATGGCATACCTGCTTGGCGTGGACATTGGCACCGGCGGCGCGCGGGCCCTCCTCATCCAGGAGGATGGTGCTCCAGTAGCGTCCGCTACCTCCGAGTACCCTCTCTACCAGCCCCGGCCCCAATGGGCGGAGCAAGAGCCGGAGGACTGGTGGACCGGGGCGGTGCAGGCCGTCCGCCAGGTTATGGCCCGCGCTGGGGCCGACCCAGCTGAAGTGCGTGCCCTCGGGCTCTCGGGCCAGATGCACGGGGTGGTGTTGCTGGACGGCCAGAACCATGTCCTCCGGCGGAGCATCATCTGGGCGGATCAGCGCAGCCAGGCACAGTGCGACTGGATCACGGAGCGGATAGGGGCCAAGCGTCTCGTCGAGCGCACCTCCAACCCGGCCCTCACCGGGTTCAGCGCCCCGAAGCTTCTGTGGATCAGGGACAACGAGCCGGAGATCTTCGAGCGAGCGCGCAAGTTCCTTCTGCCCAAGGACTTCATTCGTCTCCGCCTTACCGGTGAGTACGCCACCGAGGTCTCTGACGCCTCGGGCACCTCCCTGTTCGACGTGCAAGGGCGCGACTGGGCCTGGGACGTAGTGGACGACCTGGGCCTGGACCGAGACCTGCTGCCCAGGGCGTTCGAGTCTCCCGAGGTTTCGGGAAGGCTGACTGCCGCGGCTGCCCAGGAGACGGGCCTGCCGCCAGGCCTCCCGGTAGTAGGGGGAGGAGGAGACCAAGCGGCGGGCGCTGTGGGTAACGGGATCGTGGAGACGGGGATCGTGTCCTCGACCATCGGGACCTCCGGCGTGGTCTTTGCCTTCACTGACGAGCCTCGAAGAGACGATCGGGGCCGGCTGCAAACTTTCTGTCACGCTGTCCCTGGCAAGTGGCACGTGATGGGAGTGACGCAGGGTGCCGGGCTGTCGCTGCGCTGGTTTCGGGACAACTTCGGCGAGTGCGAGGTGGCTGCCGCCCGCTGGCTGGATACCGACCCGTACGACTTGCTTGCGCGAGAGGCGGAGCAGGCGCCGCTCGGGTGCGAGGGGCTGCTGTGGCTTCCCTACCTGATGGGGGAGAGGGCGCCCGTGCTGGATCCTGAGGCCAGAGGGGTTCTGTTCGGCATTACCGCCCGGCACGACCGGGCCATGGTGGTGCGGGCCATCATGGAGGGCGTCACCTACAGCCTGCGCGACTCGCTCGACATAATGCGGAAAGAGATGCAGGTGCCGGTGCGCCAGATCCGGGCTTCCGGGGGAGGGGCGCGCAGTTCCCTGTGGCGGCAGATGCAGGCGGACGTCTTCGGAGTGGAGACGGTGGCCCTGCACGTGGCGGAGGGTCCGGCCTACGGGGTGGCGCTGCTGGCCGCGGTGGGGGCCGGGCTGTACGGTTCGGTGGCCGAGGCCTGCCGGGAGACGTTACGGGTGACTGAAGTGCTCAACCCGGTGCCGGAGCACTCTCGGGCCTACGAGAGCTTCTATGGCATCTACACCAGCCTGTACTCGGCCCTGAAGGACAAGTTCCATGCCATGGCTAGCCTGGTGCAGTAA
- a CDS encoding sugar kinase: MMQVACLGIMVADVVARPVVDLPERGRLTLVDQMELHTGGCAVNTSISLAKLGVGAGVLGAVGDDGFGEFVLGQLARYGVDSRGVRRKSDVNTSATMVMVEPDGERRFLHYLGANAKLVESDVDLTLIQGARILHIAGALVMPGIDGEPTARLLRRAREMGLTTSFDTVWDARGQWMRLVEPCLPYVDVMLPSLAEAQMITGKERPEEVAEVFLRYGVDIVGLKMGERGSYVRQGDTELWLPPYVIDPVDATGAGDAYVAGFLTGLVQGWDLEKTARFANAVGALCVTAMGAVTGVRSLEETLRFMETTPVSHLP; the protein is encoded by the coding sequence ATGATGCAGGTAGCCTGTCTGGGAATCATGGTAGCGGACGTAGTGGCGCGCCCGGTGGTGGACCTGCCTGAGAGGGGGCGCCTCACCCTGGTGGACCAGATGGAGCTGCACACCGGTGGATGCGCGGTTAACACCAGTATCTCCCTGGCGAAGTTGGGCGTGGGGGCCGGCGTCCTCGGTGCCGTAGGCGACGACGGCTTCGGCGAGTTTGTGCTGGGCCAGCTGGCTCGGTACGGAGTGGACTCCCGCGGTGTGCGGCGTAAGAGCGACGTGAACACGTCTGCCACCATGGTCATGGTGGAGCCAGACGGCGAGCGCCGCTTCCTTCACTACCTGGGAGCCAACGCCAAGCTGGTGGAGTCGGACGTGGACCTGACTCTCATCCAGGGGGCCAGGATACTGCACATAGCTGGGGCCTTGGTGATGCCCGGCATTGATGGAGAGCCCACCGCCCGCCTATTGCGCCGGGCTCGGGAGATGGGTCTGACGACTTCGTTCGACACCGTATGGGACGCGCGGGGGCAGTGGATGCGTCTGGTGGAGCCCTGCTTGCCCTACGTGGACGTGATGCTCCCCAGCCTGGCTGAGGCGCAGATGATTACGGGCAAGGAGCGGCCGGAGGAAGTGGCTGAGGTGTTCCTCCGGTATGGGGTTGACATCGTAGGCCTCAAGATGGGCGAGCGAGGGTCGTACGTGCGTCAGGGCGACACGGAGCTCTGGCTGCCCCCGTACGTGATTGACCCCGTGGACGCCACCGGCGCCGGCGACGCCTACGTGGCCGGGTTCCTAACCGGGCTGGTGCAGGGCTGGGACCTGGAGAAGACGGCGCGGTTCGCCAATGCCGTGGGTGCTCTCTGTGTGACGGCCATGGGCGCCGTGACGGGGGTGAGATCTCTGGAGGAGACGCTCCGCTTCATGGAGACCACGCCCGTCTCACATCTGCCCTAG
- a CDS encoding geranylgeranyl reductase family protein → MAARSLALEGHQVLLLEREALPRYKACGGGLSPKSVARLPFPVEDIPHHRITHVSFRLRGTMPVTWPLPKGTPFYSVMRSDLDYALVRSAVVVGAYLREQAEVTAVYQHGDGHLVQTNAGQFRAPYVVAADGATGPLRRLLGFRYPPQRGVAIECELTVSPEVLERYAGTLVFDVEAVKGGYAWIFPKADHLSVGAGSMHRPGTSLRQRLWSFILENDLVPEADLEELHTYVHPLPLSNLGDPCRKGGVLLAGDAAGLADGLAGEGICYALDNGDLAGRLIAEALQGNPAALDRYDAELDRMVRRDQRYARVIGDIVRRFPDTCYRLFTGIGEERRTLTALLVGQLAFAEFLMNLPVLRTLGQM, encoded by the coding sequence ATGGCTGCCCGAAGCCTGGCGCTAGAGGGCCACCAGGTCCTTCTGCTGGAGCGCGAGGCGCTTCCCCGTTACAAGGCATGTGGCGGCGGACTGAGCCCCAAGAGCGTGGCTCGACTGCCCTTCCCGGTGGAGGACATACCGCATCATCGCATCACCCACGTGAGCTTTCGCCTGAGGGGCACGATGCCCGTCACTTGGCCGCTGCCCAAGGGGACTCCCTTCTACAGCGTCATGCGCAGCGACCTGGATTACGCTCTGGTCCGGTCGGCGGTCGTGGTCGGCGCCTATCTCCGAGAGCAGGCAGAGGTCACCGCGGTGTACCAGCACGGGGACGGCCACCTGGTACAGACGAACGCCGGGCAGTTCCGGGCTCCGTACGTGGTCGCAGCCGATGGGGCCACTGGCCCGCTGCGGCGGCTCCTGGGGTTTCGCTACCCTCCTCAACGGGGCGTAGCGATCGAGTGTGAGCTAACGGTGTCGCCGGAGGTGCTGGAGCGCTATGCAGGCACGCTGGTGTTCGATGTGGAAGCAGTGAAGGGCGGATACGCCTGGATCTTCCCTAAGGCCGACCATCTGTCAGTCGGCGCGGGAAGTATGCACCGGCCGGGGACCTCGCTGCGCCAGCGCCTGTGGAGTTTCATCCTGGAGAACGATCTCGTCCCCGAGGCAGACCTGGAGGAACTGCACACCTACGTGCACCCCCTGCCCCTGTCCAACCTCGGGGATCCCTGTCGGAAGGGTGGTGTGCTGTTGGCCGGCGACGCCGCCGGCCTGGCCGATGGTCTCGCCGGAGAGGGCATCTGCTACGCCCTGGACAACGGAGACCTGGCCGGAAGGCTGATCGCCGAGGCCTTGCAGGGCAACCCGGCGGCACTTGATCGGTACGATGCCGAGCTGGACCGAATGGTACGCCGGGACCAGCGCTATGCCCGGGTGATCGGCGACATCGTGCGGCGCTTCCCCGATACGTGCTACCGCCTGTTCACCGGAATAGGCGAAGAACGCCGCACGCTAACTGCGCTCCTCGTGGGCCAACTGGCCTTCGCCGAGTTCTTGATGAACCTGCCTGTCCTGAGGACGCTAGGGCAGATGTGA
- the nifJ gene encoding pyruvate:ferredoxin (flavodoxin) oxidoreductase — translation MARQYVTIDGNEAAAYVAHKTAEVIVIYPITPSSPMGEHADEWSSWGSTNIWGTVPTVVEMQSEAGAAGAVHGALQTGSLSTTFTASQGLLLMIPNMYKIAGELTSTVFHIAARTVATHALSIFGDHSDVMAARSTGWAMLFANSVQEVMDFALISQTATLKARVPFLHVFDGFRTSHEVAKIERLDDDDIRALIDDDLVRAHRARGLSPDRPFTRGTAQNPDVFFQSREAANPFYASVPGIVEDTMEQFAAQVGRQYRPFDYVGAPDAERVLVAMGSACETAHEAVEYLAGRGERVGLVKVRLFRPFSAAHFVEALPATCEALAVLDRTKEPGALGEPLYQDVVTALAEGAEPSRAIRVIGGRYGLSSKEFTPEMVQSALEELKRDKPKNHFTVGIMDDVSGTSLDHSRPLDSESPGVVRAVFWGLGSDGTVGANKNSIKIIGETTDYHAQGYFVYDSKKAGAHTVSHLRFGPEPIRSTYLIRQADFVGVHQFGFLERFRVLDTARPGATLLLNAPYEKDEVWDHIPRAVQEQIIEKQLEVYAINGYRVARDMGMGNRINTIMQTCFFAITDILLTDRAIEEIKKTIRDTYGKRGEAVVQRNFAAVDAALEHLHRLDVPERATGTIEVPPAVPEDAPAFVREVTGRIMAGDGDRLPVSAMPVDGTFPNGTTRWEKRNLALEVPVWLPHVCIQCGRCVMYCPHAVIRSKVYDPALLEGAPPAFKSVEARWREPALKGMRYTVQVAVEDCTGCAVCVEVCPARDKTAVGRKAINMEPQLPIREQERQNWAFFLSLPDLPRDVGLRFTNTRNVQLLRPLFEFHSACAGCGETPYLRLLSQLFGDRALIANATGCSSIYSANLPGTAWSYDAEGRGPAWSNSLFEDNAEFGFGFRLTLDKQNEYARELLGQLRGEVGEDLVQAILDADQSDEAGVRAQRERVSRLRQVLEGHRDSRARELLSVAGSLVRRSVWAVGGDGWAYDIGYGGLDHVLAAGRDVNLLVLDTEVYSNTGGQASKATGLGAVAKFAASGKPLPKKDLGMMAMNYGYVYVAQVAMGADDRQTIQAFLEAESYPGPSLIIAYSTCIAHGINMAQGMDQEKLAVASGHWPLYRYDPRRRDEGLNPLQLDSRAPSIPLQDYIYNENRYRMLVRSDPDQAARLLARAQRAVLERWRKYEHLAAMSFDLGAEAGALEKSDETAGLDGVE, via the coding sequence ATGGCACGGCAGTACGTAACCATTGACGGTAACGAGGCGGCGGCCTACGTAGCCCACAAGACAGCGGAAGTGATCGTCATCTACCCTATCACCCCGTCCTCTCCTATGGGCGAACACGCCGACGAGTGGAGCTCATGGGGGAGTACCAACATCTGGGGGACGGTCCCCACGGTGGTGGAGATGCAGTCAGAGGCGGGCGCAGCGGGAGCAGTGCACGGGGCCCTGCAGACCGGCTCGTTGTCCACCACCTTCACCGCCAGCCAGGGCCTGCTCCTGATGATACCCAACATGTACAAGATAGCCGGCGAGCTGACGAGCACGGTGTTCCACATCGCGGCCCGGACTGTGGCCACTCACGCGCTCTCCATCTTCGGCGATCACAGCGACGTGATGGCGGCCCGAAGTACGGGGTGGGCCATGCTGTTCGCCAACTCGGTGCAGGAGGTAATGGACTTCGCCCTGATCTCCCAGACGGCCACTCTGAAGGCGCGGGTCCCCTTCCTGCACGTGTTCGACGGGTTCCGCACCTCGCACGAAGTGGCCAAGATAGAGCGGCTGGATGACGACGACATTCGAGCCTTGATAGACGATGACCTGGTGCGCGCTCATCGGGCCCGGGGCCTCTCGCCCGACCGACCCTTCACTCGGGGTACGGCTCAGAACCCGGATGTGTTCTTCCAGAGCCGGGAGGCTGCCAATCCCTTCTACGCTTCTGTCCCTGGCATCGTTGAGGACACCATGGAGCAGTTCGCGGCCCAAGTCGGGAGGCAGTATCGGCCGTTCGACTATGTGGGGGCACCCGATGCGGAACGGGTGCTGGTGGCGATGGGCTCGGCCTGTGAGACAGCGCACGAGGCGGTCGAGTACCTGGCCGGACGGGGCGAGAGAGTGGGTCTGGTGAAGGTGCGGTTGTTCCGTCCCTTCTCTGCCGCCCACTTCGTGGAAGCGCTGCCGGCGACGTGCGAGGCCCTGGCAGTCCTCGACCGGACCAAAGAGCCAGGGGCGCTGGGGGAACCGCTCTACCAGGACGTAGTCACCGCGCTTGCCGAAGGCGCCGAGCCGAGCCGAGCGATTCGGGTCATCGGGGGCAGGTACGGGCTGTCCTCCAAGGAGTTCACCCCCGAGATGGTCCAGAGCGCTTTGGAGGAGCTCAAGAGAGACAAGCCGAAGAATCACTTCACGGTGGGCATAATGGACGACGTCAGCGGCACCAGCCTCGACCATAGTCGTCCCTTGGATAGCGAGTCGCCGGGAGTGGTGAGAGCCGTCTTCTGGGGGTTGGGTTCAGATGGCACGGTGGGAGCAAACAAGAACTCCATCAAGATCATTGGGGAGACCACCGACTACCACGCCCAGGGCTATTTCGTCTATGACTCCAAGAAGGCCGGTGCCCATACCGTGTCGCACCTGCGCTTTGGCCCTGAGCCCATCCGCTCGACCTATCTCATCAGGCAAGCCGATTTCGTCGGGGTGCATCAGTTCGGGTTCCTGGAGCGCTTCCGTGTTCTCGATACCGCTCGCCCGGGGGCGACGCTGCTGCTCAATGCACCCTATGAGAAGGACGAGGTGTGGGATCACATCCCCCGAGCCGTGCAGGAGCAGATCATAGAGAAGCAGCTCGAAGTCTACGCCATCAACGGCTACCGGGTGGCGAGGGACATGGGCATGGGTAACCGTATCAACACCATCATGCAGACGTGCTTCTTCGCCATTACCGACATCCTCCTTACTGATCGGGCCATCGAGGAAATCAAGAAGACCATCCGCGATACGTATGGCAAGCGAGGCGAGGCGGTGGTGCAGAGGAACTTCGCTGCGGTGGACGCGGCCCTGGAGCACCTCCACCGGCTAGACGTCCCTGAGAGGGCCACGGGGACCATCGAGGTGCCTCCGGCGGTGCCTGAGGATGCGCCTGCGTTCGTGCGCGAGGTCACCGGCCGCATCATGGCCGGGGACGGGGACCGACTGCCCGTGAGCGCCATGCCGGTGGATGGTACCTTCCCCAACGGCACTACCCGATGGGAGAAGCGCAACCTGGCGCTCGAGGTGCCGGTCTGGTTGCCCCACGTCTGCATCCAATGCGGGCGTTGCGTGATGTACTGCCCCCACGCCGTCATCCGCTCCAAGGTCTACGATCCGGCCCTCCTCGAAGGCGCCCCGCCGGCGTTCAAGTCGGTCGAGGCGCGCTGGCGTGAGCCGGCGCTGAAAGGCATGAGATACACAGTGCAGGTGGCGGTTGAGGACTGCACCGGCTGCGCCGTGTGCGTGGAGGTATGCCCGGCCAGGGACAAGACGGCGGTGGGCCGGAAGGCCATCAACATGGAGCCTCAACTGCCTATCCGAGAGCAGGAGCGCCAGAACTGGGCCTTCTTCCTCTCCCTGCCCGACCTTCCTCGCGACGTGGGCCTGCGCTTCACCAACACCAGGAATGTGCAGCTGCTTCGTCCCCTGTTCGAGTTTCACTCCGCCTGTGCCGGTTGCGGGGAGACGCCCTACCTGCGCCTGCTGAGCCAGTTGTTCGGTGACCGGGCCTTGATCGCCAATGCCACCGGCTGCAGCAGCATCTACAGTGCCAATCTGCCCGGTACGGCCTGGAGCTACGACGCAGAGGGGCGGGGCCCGGCCTGGAGCAACTCGCTGTTCGAGGACAACGCCGAGTTTGGCTTCGGCTTCCGGCTCACGCTGGACAAGCAGAACGAGTACGCTCGCGAGCTGCTGGGTCAGCTCAGGGGCGAGGTGGGGGAGGATCTGGTTCAGGCGATCCTGGATGCTGACCAATCCGACGAGGCGGGCGTCCGGGCGCAGCGGGAGCGCGTGTCACGTCTGCGCCAAGTGCTGGAAGGGCACAGGGACTCCAGGGCGCGGGAGCTTCTCAGCGTGGCTGGCTCTCTGGTGCGCAGGAGCGTCTGGGCCGTGGGGGGCGATGGGTGGGCCTACGACATCGGCTATGGCGGCCTGGACCATGTGCTGGCCGCTGGGCGAGACGTCAATCTGCTGGTGCTGGACACAGAGGTGTACTCGAACACGGGAGGGCAAGCGTCCAAGGCTACGGGGCTGGGAGCGGTGGCCAAGTTCGCCGCCAGTGGGAAGCCCCTGCCCAAGAAAGACCTGGGCATGATGGCCATGAACTACGGATACGTCTACGTGGCGCAGGTGGCCATGGGAGCCGACGACCGGCAGACCATCCAGGCTTTCCTGGAAGCGGAGAGCTACCCCGGGCCTTCGCTCATCATCGCCTACAGCACCTGCATTGCCCACGGGATCAACATGGCCCAGGGCATGGATCAGGAGAAGTTGGCGGTGGCGTCGGGGCACTGGCCGCTGTACCGATACGATCCTCGAAGGCGGGACGAGGGGCTCAACCCGCTCCAGCTGGACTCTCGTGCTCCGAGCATCCCGCTGCAGGACTACATCTACAACGAGAACCGTTACCGGATGCTGGTCCGCAGCGACCCGGATCAGGCGGCGCGCCTGCTGGCACGGGCCCAGCGGGCAGTCCTGGAGCGCTGGAGGAAGTACGAGCACTTGGCCGCCATGAGCTTCGATCTGGGGGCGGAAGCGGGGGCGCTGGAGAAGAGCGACGAGACGGCCGGGCTGGACGGGGTGGAGTGA